TGCCCCAGTAACATAAGCCTTACCAATAAACCTATTATTAAATCTTAAAGGTACTACTACAGGTTTTAAATGCATGCCAATCAAAGTTGAACCGATATCTATACCAGCTTTTCCTTTAGCCATAATAGTCTCAACTACCACAGGATCTTTAAAACTTTTTATTCCTTGAGCAGCCAAAGCACCACCAGCTTTAGCTACTGGAACCACTGTCACTTCCTCTAATCCATATCTTTCCATTGTTTCCCTTTCAATCACTAAAGCTCTGTTTAAATGTTCACAACATTGGATAGCTAAACTCCATTTTCTTTCTTCGGCTTTCTCTAAAAGGGCTTTCATTATAGCTTTTGCTACATCCTCATTAGAAGATGTCCCTATTTTTTCTCCGATTACTTCACTGGTACTACAACCTACAACAACAATATCCCTTTCTTTAAGATCTGCTAAACTATGTAATTCATCTAATAAATCCCTAACCTGTTGATATATAGTATTATCCAAAAAATATCACCTCCACATATCTTCTATTTCTTTAATTTGATCTATCCGCCTTTGATGACGTCCTCCTTCAAATTTTGTTTCTAAAAATGTTTTTACTATCATTTTAGCAAGCCCAGGTCCTACTACCCTTTCTCCTAATGTTAGCACATTGGCATCGTTGTGTTCTCTAGTGGCTTTTGCTGAAAAACAGTCATGACAGTTTGCTGCCCTAATCCCCTTTACTTTATTGGCGGCAATGGCTACTCCGACCCCCGTACCACATACTATTATAGCGAAATCACAATCCCCTTTTACTACACTTTCTGCTGCAATTTTGGCATATTTGGGATAATCAACACTTTCTAAACCATGGCAACCAAAATCTTGATATTCTACATTTAACTCTTCTAAATACTCTTTAATTATTTCTTTTAAATTATATCCTCCATGATCACTGGCAACAGCTACTTTCAAAGTTAATTCCTCCTCGAATTATGTTTTTAATCTTGTTTTCATTCTAACATATTTATTAAATTCTTTTAATAGTATATAACAAAAATTTGGGGCAGACATAATAGCCTGCCCTTAGTATATGCAACTAAACTGTAAATTTATTTACTAACTCTTTCAGTACTCCTGCCACCTCTGCTAAAGATTGGGTAGCGGCAGTGATTTCTTCAAGACTTGCCGTTTGCTGTTGGGTAGTAGCTGCAACTTCTTCACTAGAAGCAGACGTTTGTTCAGCAACATAAGCTACTTGTCGAGAATCTGCCACCACTTCTTCTACTTCTTCAGACTGTTTCTGGGCAGCAGAATTAATTTCAGTAATAGATTCAAGGGTGATTTTAGAAATTTCTAAAATTACATCCAATGCTTTATTGGCGGTATCTATAAGCTCTAACTGACCTTGAGCTTTAGAAGATTGGCTGTTAATGGTTTGAGCTGTTTTAGAAATTTGGCTTTGAATTCCACTAACAATTTTTTTGATATCATCTGCCGCTTTCCTTGTTTCATCAGACAGTTTTCTTACTTCATCGGCTACTACTGCAAAACCTCTACCATGTTCCCCAGCCCTAGCAGCTTCAATGGCTGCATTTAAAGATAAAAGGTTAGTTTGAGAAGCTATTTCTGTAACTACAGTAATAATTTTACTAATTTTTTGTGCATCCCTTTCCAACTCATTGATATTATTTGAAACTTGGATATTCCCTGCTACTATTTCTTTTAGGGCAGAAATAAGTTCTACCATTATTCGGGTATTTTCTTCAATGGTTACTACCATTTCTTGATTAACCTTTGTTGCCATACTTGCCCTTTCTGCGATATCTTTAGCCATAACAGCAACATTGTTAATTTTTTCTACAACCCTTTGACTAGCTACTGTTTGCTGCTCAGCACCTTTAGCCACTTCTTCTACCGTTGTTGCTATTTGCTGAGAGGCAATGGCAGCTTCATTTGCTGCAATACTCAATTCTTTTGCAGTTTTTTCAGTGATTTCTGCAGATTCTAAGGAATTGCCGATTATTTCTTTTAAAGAATTTACCATTGTATTAAAAGCTTTAGCAAGTTCACCAATTTCATCTTTTGTCTTAACTTCAAAATTTTGAGTTAAATCACCTGCTGCTATAGCCCTAGCACCTTTATCTAGTATTCTTAACGGAGCAAAAGTTTTCGTCACAAATAGCAAGGTAATTATAATTGCAGCTAATGCTAAAAGAAAGGCTATTTTTATTATATTTTTAGCCATCGCTATAACTGGTTCTAACAATTCATCCTTCCCTTGGAAAACAACTGCTTGCCAGTTAAACCCAGGGACCCTTGAATGGGCTGCTAAATAAATTCTACCATTATCTTCAAATT
The Anaerobranca gottschalkii DSM 13577 DNA segment above includes these coding regions:
- a CDS encoding TIGR01440 family protein, which translates into the protein MDNTIYQQVRDLLDELHSLADLKERDIVVVGCSTSEVIGEKIGTSSNEDVAKAIMKALLEKAEERKWSLAIQCCEHLNRALVIERETMERYGLEEVTVVPVAKAGGALAAQGIKSFKDPVVVETIMAKGKAGIDIGSTLIGMHLKPVVVPLRFNNRFIGKAYVTGAKTRPKLIGGERAKYTREGS
- the rpiB gene encoding ribose 5-phosphate isomerase B, whose amino-acid sequence is MKVAVASDHGGYNLKEIIKEYLEELNVEYQDFGCHGLESVDYPKYAKIAAESVVKGDCDFAIIVCGTGVGVAIAANKVKGIRAANCHDCFSAKATREHNDANVLTLGERVVGPGLAKMIVKTFLETKFEGGRHQRRIDQIKEIEDMWR
- a CDS encoding methyl-accepting chemotaxis protein; this encodes MFLKVKKWYQSVKGKLARGIKKNEGYKKFKINKVNFSFKRPNFKFKKPNFKGLYGKTLTISVGAVLITVAILLGVSLPSFYSHTIRQAEETQLVMAERLSNAITDYLKELESLSSYLSQLPDLRKGDFVTARRYFLSMAIEDNRINRMTFYDLEGTRVFTSGGQEQRDRSVEGFDKAKRGEVHKTDFFLGVGNNPVMIISSPVYDYNTNEIIGVFEVEYNIRMLWTYIYQYNLGSTGGAMILDSSGTIISHRENARVYNKLNLKDSLPWQEMTEKGKGNIEFEDNGRIYLAAHSRVPGFNWQAVVFQGKDELLEPVIAMAKNIIKIAFLLALAAIIITLLFVTKTFAPLRILDKGARAIAAGDLTQNFEVKTKDEIGELAKAFNTMVNSLKEIIGNSLESAEITEKTAKELSIAANEAAIASQQIATTVEEVAKGAEQQTVASQRVVEKINNVAVMAKDIAERASMATKVNQEMVVTIEENTRIMVELISALKEIVAGNIQVSNNINELERDAQKISKIITVVTEIASQTNLLSLNAAIEAARAGEHGRGFAVVADEVRKLSDETRKAADDIKKIVSGIQSQISKTAQTINSQSSKAQGQLELIDTANKALDVILEISKITLESITEINSAAQKQSEEVEEVVADSRQVAYVAEQTSASSEEVAATTQQQTASLEEITAATQSLAEVAGVLKELVNKFTV